Proteins encoded by one window of Aphis gossypii isolate Hap1 chromosome X, ASM2018417v2, whole genome shotgun sequence:
- the LOC114124188 gene encoding leucine-rich repeat and calponin homology domain-containing protein, whose protein sequence is MDCASTLYSHRNNGLMTRSLEKLLEDAHLCGELKLGGRKLKEFPVTNKYDLSDTTIADLSKNCFTHFPAEVIKFWSLESLNLYHNAIRSIPNTVTSLQSLVHLDLSRNRLTCLPSAICQLPLEILLLSNNKLKQLPTEIGFCKTLIELDVSCNVLINLPPQLGQLSSLKCLNAQNNLLIELPLELTCLKLARLNVSLNRIASLPVELRLMSSLEYLDVANNPLVSPPTAVCIKGRIHIFKWLELKSIKEGRNRGSSWKFNSLKSNNHSLDSNMDSLTLSETTSFVHSSDEGANGSTEYLNKSERKHRETNRYNNNASPEIVHVSKSNGNMSTNSNKIYSSNNNGIKLNDKPTHHTQSYREYKEFLKQQRAQESIYKGKVQNPDNNYDQKDIRPYIKPSTPEIVSTPVNNLSLPMSSSPSSPNVWSKNNTQITKNKLQFTMKREYDKAREEAELVKQLRNTIESRLKMSLPSELSPALNDGVVLCYLANHVKPRSVASIHVPSPAVPKLTMARCRRNVDNFLEACRKIGVNEKLICCAVDILEGKGIVQVAITVAELLKFHTTKTQPQNVHVPSLLNV, encoded by the exons ATGGATTGTGCGTCAACGCTGTACTCGCACCGCAACAACGGACTGATGACCAGGTCGCTGGAGAAACTGTTGGAGGACGCGCACCTGTGCGGCGAATTGAAACTCGGCGGGCGCAAGCTAAAAGAATTCCCAGTGACGAATAAATACGATTTGTCCGACACGACCATTGCGG ATCTCTCTAAGAATTGCTTCACACACTTTCCAGCTGAAGTGATTAAATTCTGGTCATTAGAATCTCTCAACCTGTATCATAATGCTATACGATCGATACCAAACACAGTCACATCACTTCAATCATTGGTGCATCTTGATCTCAG tcGGAACCGTTTAACATGTCTACCATCAGCTATATGTCAGTTACCTCTTGAAATCCTATTATTGTCCAATAACAAACTTAAACAATTACCCACCGAAATTGGATTCTGCAAAACTCTTATCGAGTTAGATGTAAGCTGCAATGTGCTTATTAATTTACCACCACAGTTGGGTCAACTATcctcattaaaatgtttaaacgcACAAAATAATCTACTTATTGAGTTACCATTAG aattaacatgtttaaaattagcAAGATTGAATGTCAGTTTGAACCGAATAGCATCTTTACCTGTTGAACTGCGATTAATGTCTTCTTTAGAATATTTGGATGTAGCCAATAACCCTTTGGTCTCCCCTCCGACTGCT GTTTGTATTAAGGGtcgtattcatatatttaaatggttggAATTAAAAAGCATTAAAGAAGGCCGAAATCGAGGATCATCATGGAAGTTCAATTCTCTTAAGAGCAATAATCACAGTTTAGACAGTAATATGGACAGTTTAACATTATCTGAAACAACAAGTTTCGTACATTCTTCAGATGAA ggtGCAAATGGAAGTACAGAGTATTTAAACAAATCTGAAAGAAAACATAGAGAAACAAACAGATACAATAACAATGCaag cccTGAAATTGTACATGTCAGTAAAAGTAACGGTAATATGTcaacaaattcaaataaaatatactcgaGTAATAACAATGGTATCAAGCTAAATGATAAGCCGACACATCACACTCAAAgctatag agAATACAAAGAGTTCCTTAAACAACAACGTGCCCAAGAATCTATTTATAAAGGAAAAGTTCAAAACCCtgacaataattatgatcAAAAG GATATCCGTCCATATATTAAACCAAGTACACCTGAAATTGTATCAACTCcagtcaataatttatcattacctATGTCATCAAGTCCTAGTAGTCCAAATGTTTGGTCTAAGAATAACACTcaaatcactaaaaataaacttcaGTTCACAATGAAACGGGAGTATGATAAAGCAAGAGAAGAGGCAGAACTTGTGAAACAACTACGAAAT acaATCGAATCACGCTTGAAAATGTCTCTTCCAAGTGAACTGTCACCAGCCCTTAATGATGGAGTTGTTCTTTGTTACTTAGCAAACCATGTCAAACCTAGATCTGTAGCTAGCATTCATGTACCTTCACCAGCTGTG cCTAAACTAACCATGGCTCGATGTAGACGGAACGTAGATAACTTTTTGGAAGCATGCCGTAAAATTGGTGTGAATGAA AAACTAATTTGTTGTGCTGTTGATATTCTGGAGGGAAAAGGAATTGTTCAAGTGGCCATCACCGTTGCTGAACTTTTGAAGTTCCATACAACAAAAACACAACCACAAAACGTTCACGTGCCAtcacttttaaatgtttaa